The following proteins come from a genomic window of Nostoc sp. TCL26-01:
- a CDS encoding tetratricopeptide repeat protein, giving the protein MNLTAQMQKLLAKLRSESHTLILDNLESVTGQPLAIPNTLPAAEQQQLRDFLTRLVGGETRVILGSRSDESWLQGAFRQNIYQLRGLDGEARTELSNKILERNVGDARKIAKIREDGDFQKLMKVLAGYPLAMEVVLGNLKNLSCQEILVKLAAADINLDTGSEDKTQSILKCVEYSHSNLSPDAQKLLLCLAPFSGFIWRDCIPLYANELQKLEPFQHYDFDKFDGAIQEAINWGLLSDISSNPSPERGEERLLQIQPVFPFFLKAKLAELDAATREALWEGFKNHYIGLASDYNRYMESKEPQERQIGIFFCRLEYENLYNALQICLEKQETVDIFFCLFQYFYINHDILSNLKLSEFVYNAQVAYPPEIRTGEIGWENLMALSRLASCYLDTKNYLQAKESYLQILELSQQLQGVEATQIKSSLARTYHQLGMVAQYLREYDQGRDYYQQALEIYIEFGDRYSCARTYHQLGTVAEELREYDQGRDYYQQALEIYIEFGDRYSCARTYHQLGMVAQELREYQQGRDYYQQALEIYIEFGDRYSCARTYHQLGRVAEELREYQQARDYYQQALEIKIPFGDRYSCAITYHQLGMVAQYLREYNQARDYYQQALEIKIPFGDRYSQALTLHCLGTLAQAEQNYSEARANLQRALEIYVEFEDEYWATVVREILEGLPE; this is encoded by the coding sequence TCGCAGTGATGAAAGTTGGTTACAAGGGGCTTTTAGACAGAATATTTATCAGTTGCGGGGATTGGATGGGGAAGCGAGGACGGAGTTATCCAATAAGATTTTAGAACGGAATGTGGGGGATGCAAGGAAGATAGCCAAGATACGAGAAGATGGGGATTTTCAGAAGTTGATGAAGGTGTTGGCGGGGTATCCCTTAGCGATGGAGGTGGTGTTAGGGAATTTGAAAAATCTGTCATGTCAGGAAATTCTGGTGAAGTTGGCAGCAGCAGATATTAACTTAGATACGGGAAGTGAGGATAAAACCCAGAGTATTCTTAAATGTGTGGAATATTCCCACAGTAATTTGTCACCGGATGCTCAGAAGTTGTTATTGTGTTTGGCTCCCTTCAGTGGGTTTATTTGGCGGGATTGTATTCCTCTTTATGCCAATGAATTACAGAAGTTAGAGCCGTTTCAGCATTATGACTTTGATAAGTTTGATGGAGCAATTCAAGAAGCGATCAATTGGGGTTTGCTTTCTGATATTTCCTCTAACCCATCTCCTGAGAGAGGGGAAGAAAGGTTACTACAAATTCAACCTGTTTTTCCCTTCTTTTTAAAAGCGAAATTAGCAGAACTCGACGCAGCTACCCGCGAAGCATTATGGGAGGGTTTTAAAAACCACTATATCGGTTTAGCTAGTGACTACAATCGCTATATGGAATCCAAGGAACCGCAAGAACGACAGATCGGGATTTTCTTCTGTCGGCTGGAGTATGAAAATTTATATAATGCGTTGCAAATTTGTTTAGAGAAACAAGAAACTGTTGATATTTTCTTTTGCTTGTTTCAATACTTTTATATAAATCATGATATTCTCAGTAATTTGAAACTGTCGGAATTTGTCTATAACGCTCAAGTCGCTTATCCACCAGAAATTAGAACAGGTGAGATAGGTTGGGAAAATTTGATGGCACTTTCTCGCCTGGCTAGTTGTTATTTAGACACAAAAAATTATCTCCAAGCCAAAGAATCCTATCTGCAAATTCTCGAATTATCTCAACAACTCCAAGGTGTAGAAGCAACACAAATCAAGTCTTCCTTAGCAAGGACTTACCACCAGTTGGGAATGGTTGCTCAATATTTGCGGGAATACGACCAGGGACGGGATTATTATCAACAAGCCCTGGAGATATATATTGAATTTGGCGATCGCTACTCTTGTGCTAGGACTTACCACCAGTTGGGAACGGTTGCCGAAGAGTTGCGGGAATACGACCAGGGACGGGATTATTATCAACAAGCCCTGGAGATATATATTGAATTTGGCGATCGCTACTCTTGTGCTAGGACTTACCACCAGTTGGGAATGGTTGCCCAAGAGTTGCGGGAATACCAGCAGGGACGGGATTATTATCAACAAGCCCTGGAGATATATATTGAATTTGGCGATCGCTACTCTTGTGCTAGGACTTACCACCAGTTGGGAAGGGTTGCCGAAGAGTTGCGAGAATACCAGCAGGCACGGGATTATTATCAACAAGCCCTGGAAATCAAAATCCCATTTGGCGATCGCTACTCCTGTGCTATTACTTACCACCAGTTGGGAATGGTTGCTCAATATTTGCGGGAATACAACCAGGCACGGGATTATTATCAACAAGCCCTGGAAATCAAAATCCCATTTGGTGATCGCTATTCGCAAGCTCTCACTCTTCATTGTTTAGGAACCCTGGCACAAGCAGAGCAAAACTATTCAGAGGCTAGGGCTAATTTGCAGAGAGCGTTGGAGATATATGTTGAGTTTGAGGATGAATATTGGGCTACGGTAGTGCGGGAGATTTTAGAGGGTTTACCGGAGTAG
- a CDS encoding DUF4351 domain-containing protein has protein sequence MIRQLLSEDMMQESVIYQDILQKGKQQEAFSLSMSLVKERFGDIDESIYQKVQSLKIEQLEALCRSLLRMSEMNDLVAWLEQQQSS, from the coding sequence TTGATTCGTCAATTGCTAAGTGAGGACATGATGCAAGAATCAGTAATTTATCAAGATATTTTGCAAAAAGGTAAACAACAAGAAGCTTTTTCTTTATCTATGTCTCTAGTGAAAGAACGTTTTGGTGACATTGATGAATCAATTTATCAAAAAGTTCAAAGTTTAAAAATTGAACAATTAGAAGCTTTATGTCGATCGCTCTTAAGAATGTCTGAGATGAATGATTTAGTCGCTTGGTTGGAACAACAACAAAGTAGTTGA
- a CDS encoding di-heme oxidoredictase family protein yields the protein MTNQTAFAKIDLLQPAPTQPIGYYDYFGKLLSPQAASQLVASKGLDTQDPVSYEKIGAVHITQDLIAKGQNIFFNRKIGDDFGLQGVFGFGLGVERILPEITTAIVKLQGQPTTNLVITLEKDLKIGNKVFLRGSDISTGLKIPKGSFSPLGITAQGGITCVVCHASVSKQGDILTGVPNNELAISLLVALAPNSAAAFPRLNLNPLDLKYRGKGQIIRDSKGNKVELPDPDKFERAFDDAVLSVPFGNFESSTDGISNTTQIPSVFTFQRQPYGFSGESGFGPFAGLSSLNNSVHSSEINLLAAAQLSQELLGIDPEVYIGIFLQNAANPNLRIQPGFPGKPSDWLRTILSDPTQAELQDQVPAPGTGTYPNLKPNLFTFNGLVFSPNTSNSTDIASGKFMFANNAMSAFQNSLVPPANRTPENELALKNNSVRRGAKVFEKANCASCHIPPFFTDNKIYPLNKIQTNPARSQARLAFKNLLVAPKLYSFNTPVPIPANAEVIDVPTQGISDTPTTLPKQGYKTTSLLGIYASAPYLHDSGVAVREKSLTVYPNGTFTIADPSGLGLPGTLRYGIPADAASSLRALVDRNLRTKVIEANQKDLGLRVSNIDGTGHNFYVDWQAGFNPQQQTDLINFLLALDNDPGSF from the coding sequence ATGACCAATCAAACAGCATTCGCTAAAATCGACCTCTTACAACCAGCACCAACACAGCCAATCGGATATTACGATTATTTCGGCAAACTCCTCAGCCCCCAAGCAGCATCACAGCTAGTGGCTAGCAAAGGACTAGATACTCAAGACCCTGTATCCTATGAAAAAATAGGTGCAGTTCATATTACCCAAGATTTAATCGCCAAAGGTCAGAACATCTTCTTCAACCGCAAAATTGGGGATGATTTTGGACTACAAGGAGTCTTTGGTTTTGGACTAGGCGTTGAGAGAATTTTGCCAGAAATAACGACAGCAATAGTTAAATTGCAAGGTCAGCCAACAACAAACCTAGTTATTACCCTGGAGAAAGATTTAAAGATCGGGAATAAGGTATTTCTTAGAGGATCTGATATTAGCACAGGTTTAAAAATACCAAAAGGTAGTTTTTCACCATTAGGAATAACTGCCCAAGGGGGAATTACCTGTGTTGTCTGTCATGCCTCTGTATCCAAACAGGGTGATATTCTTACAGGAGTGCCAAATAATGAACTTGCTATTTCTTTATTGGTGGCTTTAGCACCAAATTCAGCTGCGGCATTTCCCCGATTAAATTTAAATCCACTTGATCTCAAATACAGAGGAAAAGGGCAGATTATTCGGGATAGTAAGGGAAATAAAGTCGAATTACCTGATCCAGATAAATTTGAAAGAGCGTTTGATGATGCAGTATTAAGTGTCCCATTTGGTAATTTTGAAAGTTCCACAGATGGGATTAGCAATACAACTCAAATTCCCAGCGTTTTTACATTTCAGCGTCAACCTTATGGTTTCTCGGGAGAATCTGGGTTTGGGCCATTTGCTGGACTGAGTTCATTAAACAATAGTGTTCACTCTTCAGAAATTAACTTGTTAGCAGCAGCTCAACTGAGTCAAGAACTTCTGGGTATTGATCCTGAAGTTTATATTGGTATCTTCCTACAAAATGCGGCTAATCCCAATTTACGTATACAACCAGGATTTCCAGGCAAACCCTCAGATTGGCTACGAACAATTTTATCTGATCCCACACAAGCAGAATTACAAGACCAAGTTCCGGCTCCTGGTACAGGAACTTATCCTAACCTCAAACCCAACTTATTTACATTTAATGGTTTGGTTTTCAGCCCCAATACTAGCAACTCTACTGACATTGCTAGTGGCAAATTTATGTTTGCTAACAACGCCATGTCTGCTTTCCAAAATAGCTTAGTTCCACCTGCAAACCGCACCCCTGAAAACGAGCTAGCCTTGAAAAATAATTCTGTTAGGCGTGGAGCAAAAGTTTTTGAGAAAGCTAATTGCGCCAGTTGTCATATTCCCCCCTTCTTCACTGACAACAAAATTTATCCACTTAATAAAATTCAGACTAACCCAGCTCGTTCTCAGGCGCGTTTAGCATTTAAGAACTTGTTAGTAGCGCCAAAACTCTACAGTTTCAATACTCCTGTTCCCATACCCGCCAATGCAGAAGTCATAGATGTGCCAACCCAAGGTATATCAGATACTCCCACAACCCTACCCAAACAAGGTTACAAAACTACTTCTTTGCTGGGGATTTATGCAAGTGCGCCCTATTTACATGATAGTGGTGTAGCAGTACGGGAAAAAAGTTTAACTGTTTATCCCAACGGGACTTTTACGATAGCTGATCCCAGTGGCTTGGGATTACCCGGAACTCTGCGTTATGGTATACCTGCGGATGCTGCTAGTAGTTTACGAGCTTTAGTTGATCGCAATCTGCGTACTAAAGTCATAGAAGCTAACCAGAAGGATCTAGGTTTAAGAGTTAGTAACATTGATGGCACAGGACATAACTTTTATGTAGACTGGCAAGCTGGGTTTAATCCTCAACAGCAAACAGATTTGATTAATTTCTTACTGGCGCTGGATAATGATCCTGGTAGTTTTTAG
- a CDS encoding alpha/beta fold hydrolase: MITTIHWRERVGNQRDWVWRGWQTRYTYIRASQNCSENTPLILLHGFGASIGHWRHNLEILGKSHTVYALDMLGFGGSEKAPANYSIELWVEQVYDFWRAFIGQPVVLIGNSNGSLISLAAAAAHPDMVKGIVMMSLPDPSLEQEMIPPLLRPVVKTIKNIVASPLFLKPVFYFVRRPSILRRWAGLAYANPDAITDELIEILAGPPQDRGSARAFSALFKAAIGVNFSPNVKAILPNLTIPMLLIWGQKDRFVPPILANQFAQYNEKLELLNLEDVGHCPHDECPEQVNQAILDWMSRFFGDSQQLITASIQEHKDII, translated from the coding sequence GTGATTACTACGATTCACTGGCGAGAACGGGTGGGAAATCAGAGGGATTGGGTTTGGCGGGGGTGGCAGACTCGTTATACCTACATCCGCGCTAGCCAAAATTGCTCAGAAAATACTCCTCTGATACTATTACATGGTTTTGGGGCTTCTATTGGTCATTGGCGACATAACTTAGAAATTTTAGGTAAATCTCACACAGTTTATGCTCTAGATATGTTGGGTTTTGGTGGTTCGGAAAAAGCCCCAGCCAATTACAGCATCGAACTTTGGGTGGAGCAGGTATATGATTTTTGGCGAGCTTTTATTGGTCAACCAGTGGTATTAATAGGTAATTCCAATGGTTCACTGATTTCTCTGGCTGCGGCTGCGGCTCATCCCGATATGGTGAAAGGGATTGTGATGATGAGTCTACCTGATCCATCATTAGAGCAAGAAATGATTCCGCCTCTCCTCAGACCAGTAGTAAAGACAATTAAAAATATTGTCGCTTCACCATTATTCTTAAAACCTGTATTTTACTTCGTCCGTCGGCCAAGTATCTTACGTCGCTGGGCTGGTTTGGCCTATGCTAATCCCGATGCTATTACTGATGAACTGATTGAGATTTTAGCGGGGCCTCCTCAAGATAGGGGTTCAGCGCGTGCTTTTAGTGCTTTGTTTAAGGCGGCGATCGGTGTTAATTTTAGTCCTAATGTCAAAGCAATTTTACCAAATTTAACAATTCCTATGCTGCTAATTTGGGGGCAAAAAGACCGCTTTGTCCCACCCATTCTGGCTAACCAATTTGCTCAATACAACGAAAAGTTAGAGTTACTCAACTTAGAAGATGTGGGGCATTGTCCTCATGATGAATGTCCAGAACAGGTAAACCAAGCAATTTTAGACTGGATGAGCAGGTTTTTTGGAGATTCTCAACAGTTAATTACTGCGTCAATACAAGAGCATAAAGATATTATCTGA
- a CDS encoding MFS transporter — MELKNYSLAANASLLTQMLKWVNLRPEEGERTWLMFAFYTTVSVGLRWAEDTTVALFLDEYGAGPLPWMYIASAVMGMGLVFLYSWLQKIFPLRWVVVAIAPCMVAPLILLVLLRWGIHVSYLSVIVVFLLRLWVDSLYVVNDLNTSIVANQLFNIREIKRTYPLVSSGVLVADVISGFSLPWLLEFAKLNRVIIIACGVIILGSAILSYLSHHYRAAFPDVPQRLIPQEQASRHRRLEAPLKRYTLQLFAFVGFLQVIGLLIDFQYLQELKINLGDKELASFLGLFGGFVGLCELATQWFLSSRLIERFGVFFTAALLPVAVGFIVPILIAVLNIVPGIQPVAFFWGLVGLKFCDELLRYTFVVSSGPVLYQPIPERIRSRMQALSGGTAEAIATGCAGLIIIATLLFGGHFLSATAQKWVFVGETILAAMACLRVVWLLRSRYVDLLVLSAERGELSASNVGLRAFKQGVVKALEEKGNTADKHSCIELLAQIDPQGAAEVLASILFKLAPDLQRHSLEVMLATGANPNYVSEVRWLLERHPENIDPEVFALALRYVWLADPNPNLSQIEEYLNSRHHSLIRATAAALLLGQGTAMQKVAATKTMRRMLTHKQEQERVNGVKALREVVYLQALRIHIPNLLQDESLRVRCAVLEMIAATRMEEYYSALLAALYYKSTRSTTMRALVKMENEALEMLLQMATDVYKPEVLRMYAWRTIAQISTTKAVETLWLHLESSWGATRYHILRSLLKIQKQSEISNLVDRFQHSRVETLIDQELRFLGEIYAAYLDLQLPANEPANQRVLVVADLLQRALAEMEWDIRERLLLLLKLLYSPEKMQAAAFNLRSESGVNLARGLEILEHTVNLPTKSLLLNILDQRSPQEKLHYLIEAEFTEYDQLSASERLRKMLTLGNFLSDWCLACCFHFAQVSRIRLTINEILLALRHPTSFVREAAIAYLNVVSHRVLLELLPKLQKDSHPLVAAQVKELISKHSLTNHQKNS, encoded by the coding sequence ATGGAATTGAAAAATTACTCGTTGGCGGCGAATGCAAGTTTGCTGACGCAAATGTTGAAGTGGGTAAATCTACGTCCAGAGGAAGGTGAGCGAACTTGGCTGATGTTTGCTTTCTATACTACTGTGTCTGTGGGGTTGCGTTGGGCTGAAGATACTACGGTAGCTTTGTTTTTAGATGAATATGGTGCTGGGCCTTTGCCGTGGATGTACATTGCCAGTGCGGTGATGGGTATGGGGCTAGTTTTTCTCTATTCTTGGTTGCAAAAGATTTTTCCTTTGCGCTGGGTGGTGGTGGCGATCGCTCCTTGTATGGTTGCCCCATTAATACTGCTAGTATTATTACGCTGGGGTATTCATGTTTCTTATTTATCAGTCATTGTGGTGTTTTTACTGCGGTTGTGGGTGGACTCGCTGTATGTTGTCAATGACTTGAATACTTCTATTGTTGCTAATCAATTGTTCAATATCCGGGAGATTAAACGCACCTACCCCTTGGTTAGCAGTGGTGTACTCGTGGCTGATGTGATTAGTGGCTTTAGTTTGCCTTGGTTATTAGAGTTTGCCAAGCTGAACCGGGTAATTATCATTGCCTGTGGGGTGATTATTCTAGGCTCTGCTATTCTCTCTTATTTAAGTCATCATTATCGAGCTGCTTTTCCCGATGTACCACAGCGCCTAATTCCCCAAGAACAAGCTTCGCGCCACCGTCGTCTGGAAGCACCACTCAAGCGTTATACATTACAGTTATTTGCCTTTGTTGGTTTTTTACAAGTAATTGGCTTATTAATCGATTTTCAATATCTCCAAGAACTCAAAATTAATTTGGGTGACAAAGAGTTAGCCAGCTTTTTGGGTTTGTTTGGTGGCTTTGTGGGATTGTGTGAATTAGCAACTCAGTGGTTTCTCTCTAGCCGACTCATTGAACGTTTCGGGGTGTTTTTTACGGCTGCACTTTTACCTGTGGCTGTAGGCTTTATTGTCCCTATACTGATTGCTGTACTGAATATAGTTCCGGGAATCCAACCAGTTGCTTTTTTCTGGGGACTGGTAGGTTTAAAATTTTGTGATGAGCTGCTGCGTTATACCTTTGTTGTCAGTAGCGGCCCTGTATTATATCAACCGATTCCTGAGCGCATTCGTAGCCGGATGCAAGCTTTATCCGGAGGTACAGCAGAAGCGATCGCTACTGGTTGTGCAGGATTAATTATTATTGCTACTCTATTATTTGGTGGGCATTTTCTCTCGGCAACAGCACAAAAGTGGGTGTTTGTGGGAGAAACAATTTTAGCTGCTATGGCTTGTTTGCGGGTTGTTTGGTTGTTGCGATCGCGGTATGTTGATTTACTAGTGTTAAGTGCCGAACGTGGCGAACTGAGTGCGTCTAATGTGGGTTTACGTGCCTTTAAACAAGGGGTAGTTAAAGCTTTAGAAGAGAAAGGTAACACGGCTGATAAACACTCTTGTATTGAACTTTTAGCCCAAATTGATCCCCAAGGAGCAGCCGAAGTGCTGGCTTCGATATTATTTAAGCTAGCGCCAGATTTACAACGGCACAGTTTAGAAGTCATGCTGGCAACTGGTGCAAATCCTAATTATGTCTCGGAAGTGCGTTGGTTATTAGAAAGACATCCAGAAAATATTGATCCAGAAGTTTTTGCTTTAGCACTGCGTTATGTCTGGCTAGCTGATCCCAATCCTAATCTCAGCCAAATTGAAGAATACCTCAATTCCCGTCACCATTCACTCATCCGCGCCACGGCGGCGGCTTTACTTCTGGGACAGGGTACAGCTATGCAAAAGGTAGCCGCAACTAAAACTATGCGCCGGATGCTAACTCATAAGCAAGAACAAGAACGAGTGAACGGAGTTAAAGCTTTACGAGAAGTGGTTTATTTACAGGCCCTGAGAATACATATCCCTAATTTGTTGCAAGATGAATCCTTACGGGTACGGTGTGCTGTCTTAGAAATGATTGCAGCGACTCGCATGGAAGAATATTATTCAGCACTCTTGGCAGCGTTGTACTATAAGTCAACTCGCTCTACGACTATGCGCGCCTTAGTCAAAATGGAGAATGAAGCTTTAGAAATGCTGTTGCAAATGGCTACAGATGTTTACAAACCAGAAGTATTACGGATGTATGCTTGGCGGACGATAGCGCAAATCTCCACGACAAAAGCGGTAGAGACTTTATGGTTACATTTAGAATCTTCTTGGGGTGCTACTAGATATCATATTCTACGTAGTTTGTTGAAAATTCAGAAACAATCAGAAATCTCAAATTTAGTAGATCGATTTCAACATAGCCGAGTAGAAACTTTAATAGACCAGGAATTACGATTTTTAGGTGAGATTTATGCTGCTTATTTAGATTTACAACTACCAGCTAATGAGCCAGCCAATCAACGAGTTTTAGTTGTTGCTGATTTATTACAACGCGCTCTAGCAGAAATGGAATGGGATATTCGAGAAAGGTTATTGTTGCTCTTGAAACTGCTTTATTCTCCCGAAAAAATGCAAGCAGCTGCTTTTAATCTGCGTTCTGAATCGGGGGTGAATTTAGCGAGGGGATTAGAGATATTAGAGCATACAGTCAACTTACCCACAAAATCTCTGTTGTTGAATATTTTAGATCAGCGATCGCCCCAAGAAAAACTCCACTATCTTATAGAAGCAGAATTCACCGAATATGACCAGTTATCAGCCAGCGAAAGACTCCGCAAAATGCTTACTTTGGGGAATTTTCTATCTGATTGGTGCTTGGCTTGCTGTTTTCATTTTGCCCAAGTCAGCCGCATTCGCCTTACCATTAACGAGATTTTACTGGCTTTACGTCATCCTACCAGCTTTGTCCGCGAAGCAGCGATCGCCTATCTCAATGTAGTCTCCCACCGCGTCCTCTTAGAACTTTTACCTAAATTACAAAAAGATTCTCACCCCTTAGTTGCAGCTCAAGTCAAAGAATTGATAAGTAAACATTCCCTGACAAATCATCAAAAAAATTCATAA
- the ispD gene encoding 2-C-methyl-D-erythritol 4-phosphate cytidylyltransferase, with amino-acid sequence MYLLIPAAGVGKRMGSHRNKLLLEVRSQPLIAWTLLAAQAAEEISWIGIISQPIDWPDFKTILADLKLTKPVEFIIGGSTRQESVYHGLQALPKEAEQVLIHDGARCLATPDLLNSCAQAIRQCAGLIAAVPVKDTIKVVDAHGIIQSTPDRSNLWAAQTPQGFNVQLLKQCHDQGVRQGWEVTDDAALFEKCGMEVRIVEGEETNLKVTTPQDLAIAEFILGSRDLKV; translated from the coding sequence GTGTATTTATTAATTCCTGCTGCCGGTGTTGGTAAAAGAATGGGGAGTCATCGCAATAAACTCCTCTTGGAGGTGCGATCGCAACCTCTCATCGCTTGGACTCTGTTAGCTGCACAAGCAGCAGAGGAAATCAGTTGGATTGGGATTATTTCTCAGCCAATAGACTGGCCTGACTTTAAAACGATTCTTGCCGATTTAAAGCTGACTAAACCAGTGGAATTTATCATTGGTGGTTCCACTAGGCAGGAATCAGTTTATCACGGCTTACAAGCGCTGCCAAAGGAAGCAGAACAGGTTTTAATTCATGATGGGGCTAGATGTCTGGCAACGCCAGATTTACTCAACTCCTGCGCGCAAGCTATTCGTCAATGTGCTGGTTTAATTGCTGCTGTCCCAGTCAAAGACACGATTAAAGTTGTTGATGCACATGGCATAATTCAAAGTACACCCGACAGAAGCAATCTCTGGGCAGCACAAACTCCCCAAGGATTTAATGTTCAGTTATTGAAACAGTGCCATGACCAAGGTGTTCGCCAAGGTTGGGAAGTAACTGATGATGCGGCTTTGTTTGAAAAGTGCGGTATGGAAGTGCGAATTGTGGAAGGTGAGGAAACAAATCTCAAAGTCACTACTCCCCAAGATTTAGCGATCGCCGAATTTATTCTTGGTAGTCGAGATTTGAAGGTTTAG
- the infC gene encoding translation initiation factor IF-3 codes for MPVIEKKRTRDLPQINERIRFPKIRVIDTDGSQLGILAPQEALQLAEEKELDLVLLSDKADPPVCRIMDYGKYKFEQEKKAREARKKQHTADVKEVKMRYKIEEHDYNVRVKQAERFLKDGDKVKATVMFRGREIQHSDLAEDLLKRMATDLEPFGEVQQAPKKEGRNMMMLISPKK; via the coding sequence ATGCCTGTGATTGAGAAAAAAAGAACTCGCGATCTGCCCCAAATTAACGAACGAATCCGCTTCCCAAAAATTCGAGTCATTGACACTGATGGCTCCCAGCTAGGAATTCTGGCTCCACAGGAAGCGCTGCAACTAGCAGAAGAAAAGGAGCTGGATCTGGTACTGCTCAGTGACAAGGCTGACCCGCCAGTGTGTCGGATCATGGATTACGGGAAATATAAGTTCGAGCAGGAAAAGAAAGCGCGGGAAGCTCGGAAAAAGCAGCACACGGCTGATGTTAAAGAAGTTAAGATGCGTTACAAAATCGAAGAACACGACTACAATGTGCGTGTGAAACAAGCAGAGCGCTTCTTGAAAGATGGTGATAAAGTCAAAGCAACTGTGATGTTCCGGGGTCGAGAGATTCAACACAGTGATTTAGCAGAAGATTTGCTCAAGCGGATGGCAACGGATTTAGAACCGTTTGGTGAAGTGCAACAAGCACCGAAAAAAGAAGGGCGTAACATGATGATGTTGATATCGCCGAAGAAGTAA
- a CDS encoding HNH endonuclease, producing MVSNYIREIVAERAKYLCEYCHSPEFINTDRFTVDHLIPQSLGGSDEVENLALCCRRCNERRYNFISGIDPETKQEVNLFNPRKQKWSEHFIWSLDCVKIVGIIPIGRATCNRLDMNDERNGNGFIQKSRRLWVCAGWHPPQEDSRQEI from the coding sequence ATGGTCTCCAATTACATCCGAGAAATTGTTGCAGAAAGAGCAAAATACCTGTGCGAATATTGCCACTCCCCAGAATTTATAAACACAGACCGCTTTACTGTAGATCATCTTATTCCACAATCTCTAGGGGGTTCGGATGAAGTCGAAAATTTAGCTTTATGTTGTCGTCGCTGTAACGAACGTCGTTATAATTTCATATCAGGTATCGATCCTGAAACAAAACAAGAAGTCAATTTATTTAATCCTCGAAAGCAAAAGTGGTCTGAACATTTTATTTGGTCGCTCGATTGTGTAAAAATTGTTGGTATAATCCCTATCGGTAGGGCAACTTGTAATCGGCTTGATATGAATGATGAACGTAATGGCAATGGATTTATTCAAAAATCTCGTCGGTTATGGGTTTGTGCTGGTTGGCATCCTCCCCAAGAAGATTCACGTCAGGAAATTTAA
- the scpB gene encoding SMC-Scp complex subunit ScpB, with protein MITLTATNTATKIEAILYLKGKPLSVGEIAEYAACDRATAEEGIIELMDSYAHRDSALEVIETPDGYSLQLRPDFQDLVQTLIPVELGLGALRTLAAIALNSPILQSDLINLRGSGVYQHVPELVELGFVRKRRDNESRSYSLQVTPKFHQYFQIEQLPQPFEPDQKQQQLELNLETEV; from the coding sequence ATGATTACACTCACAGCAACTAACACAGCAACTAAGATAGAAGCGATTCTCTACTTGAAAGGTAAGCCGTTGTCGGTCGGTGAAATTGCCGAGTATGCCGCCTGCGATCGCGCCACTGCCGAGGAAGGTATTATTGAGCTAATGGATAGCTATGCTCACAGAGATAGCGCCTTGGAAGTGATCGAAACCCCAGATGGTTATAGCCTGCAATTAAGGCCAGACTTCCAGGACTTAGTACAAACGCTGATTCCTGTAGAATTAGGGCTAGGTGCATTACGAACATTGGCAGCGATCGCTCTCAATAGTCCCATACTCCAAAGCGATTTGATTAACCTGCGTGGTTCTGGAGTATATCAACACGTTCCCGAATTAGTTGAACTCGGTTTCGTTCGCAAACGTCGAGATAATGAATCTCGTTCCTACTCACTACAAGTAACACCAAAATTTCATCAATATTTCCAAATAGAACAACTACCCCAACCCTTTGAACCAGATCAAAAGCAACAGCAATTAGAGTTAAACCTGGAAACAGAAGTTTAA